TCGAGTCCCTGGTTGCCGGCCTGGAAGTAGCCGAGGTCCAGGCAGAAGCTGCAGCCCACCAGGCTGGCCACCGCCATGTGGGCGAACGACTTCAGGCTCTCGTCGCTCCGGTTCCACTTCTGTGCCTTGCGACCGACGCTGAAGGAGAAGTTCAGCACCTTGCGGTTGTGCCACGCCACCTCGACAGGCTCGGGCACGTCGCCGAACATCTTGGTGGAAATCCGCTTGACCAGCGCGCCGTAGATGCCGGTCAGCTCTGCCTTCGGGATCCTGGTGCTGCTGGTCATGGTTCCACCTCCGGTTACTTGCTCTCGGCATCAAGACACCGGCCACGGATCGAATGTGACACCCGAGCCGGACATTCTTGCCACCGATGGCTGAAGAAGAGCTCCGGTGCCTCGACTGTGCAGGGCGTCCATCTACCCATCCTGCGCCTTGACCAACGGGCTCGGCCTGTGCGGCTCCTGCTCTGCGGTTTCGTGCATCTGGTTTGCGTCTGAAGCAAGGCCGACTGGGCGTGCCGTATGCATGTGCTCCGCTCAAACCTTTGACGGGTTGCCTCGATTCCTGCGCGCCATCGAGAACGGCACGCCGGAAGAGAAGAAGCAGCTCATCGAAGAGCTGGTCGATAACGTCGAAATCACGCCAGAACGAACAGCGAACCCCTATTTTCGCGTGCCGGACATGCGCACGCCTGGGCCGTTCGTCAGCCGTGCTTGCAACTGGACCCGGTTTCGGGTCTGCGAAGACCATGCTGCGGATGAAGCGGCCTACCCGTCGGCCGCCCTACTTGCGACTTGAACGCGTGGCCGTTGATCGATACCACGTGGCCCGATCCGTCTCCGCCGCGTAGGTGTGAAGCTCCACGGGTGCGCCCCAGTGATAACCGGGGTGTCCCCTGGGCTTCATTCAGCCCATCCGGGCCGGGCCAGGCCGGATTCGTAGGCGAAGACGACGAGTTGGCTGCGGTCACGGGCGCCGAGCTTGGTCATGGCCCGCGTCGCGTGGGTCTTGGCGGTGGAGACGCTCATGTAGAGCTTGTCGGCGATCTCCTCGTTGGACAGCCCCGCCGCGATCAGGGTCACGACCTCTCGCTCCCGGGCGGTCAGGGCGTCGGCGGCGGGGGTGCGGCGGGTGGCCCGGCTGCGCGTGGCGAACTCGGCGATCAACCGTCGGGTGATGGTGGGAGATAGGAGTGCGTCTCCAGCGGCGACCACCCGGACGGCACGGAGAAGCTCGGGCGCGTCGGTGTCTTTGACGAGGAAGCCGGCGGCGCCGGCCCGGAGGCCTTCGAACACGTACTCGTCGAGCTCGAAGGTGGTCAAGATGACCACGTGCACTGATGCCAGAGCGGGGTCGGCGGCGATCTGCTTGGTGGCTCCGATGCCGTCGAGTCCGGGCATGCGGATGTCCATGAGCATGACGTCGGGCCGGGTGCGCCGGGCCAAGCGGACGGCTTCGTCGCCGTCGGCGGCTTCGCCCACCACCTCGATGTCGTCTTCGGCGTCGAGCAGGGCCACGAAGCCGGCGCGCACGAGGGCCTGGTCATCGGCCAGTGCCACCCGGATCAACGGGTTCGTCCGTTGAGGGGAAGGCGCGCCCGCACCGAGAACCCACCACCTGGGCGGGGTCCGGCCTGCAGGGTCCCGCCGACGGCTTCGGCCCGCTCAGTCATCCCGGTGATGCCCTTGCCGGTCCCGTTGGTCTGGCCGGCACGGACGCCAGGGCCGTCGTCGTCCACCGCGACGACGATATCGGTCTGGCCATAGGTGAGGCGCACGGTCGCCCGGCCGCCACCCGAGTGGCGGGTGCTGTTGGTGAGGGACTCCTGCACGATTCGGTAGGCGGTGACGTCCACATCGGCCGGGAGCCGGCGCCGCTCACCTTCCTCGGCCACTTCGACCGCCAAGCCGGCCGCCCGGCTGTGCTCCAGTAGGGCGCCAAGCTGGGCCAGGCCAGGCGCCGGTGCACGCGGCGCCTCTTGGTCGACGTCGCGCAGCACCCCCAGCACCGAGCGCAGCTCGACGAGGGCCTGCTTGCTCACCTCGTTGATGGTGCTGAGCGCCGCCCGGGCTCGTTCGGGCTGTCGGTCCATGAGGTGCAGGGCGGTGTTGGCCTGCACGTTGATGACCGAGATGTTGTGGGCGACGATGTCGTGGAGATCCCGAGCGATGCGAAGGCGCTCCTCGCTCGCTTGGCGGAGGTCTGCCTCTTCTCGCCCCTGGGCGAGGGCCAAGGACCGTTGGCGTCGCAGCCGCACCAGCTCGGTGCCGACAAGGAGCGCGGCCAACCCGGCACCCAAGCCCAGGGCGAAGGCGGCAGAGGGGGCGTGACCCTCTCCGATCGCCGCAGGACCCCACAGCGACACCACGTAGCAGACGACTAAGAAGACGAGGGCGGCAACCCGGCGGCGCAGGTAGATCGCCGTCGCGAACGCCACGATCACCGCCAGCCACGCCGCGCCTCCACGCCTGCCGAAGTGCTGGGTCGCCTGGAACGACAGGGTGAGGGCGTAGGCCGCGACCATGACCGCGACTGGAAACCGTCGCCGAGCGGCCAGCACCAGGCCCCCGGCGACGAGGAGCACCACCTCGCCGGGAGTCACCACACCACCCTGGTGGGCGACCTGGGCAAAGACCAGCCCCACCTGGGCCGACGCGACTGCTACGGCCACGGCGCCGTCGATCAGCCACCGTCGGGCCTTTGGGCGTGCCCGAAGGGCCTCAGCCTGGGCGGATATCGCTCTCACCGTCCTCGACGGTACGCCCGGTGGGCGCCGAGCGCATCGTCACCAGGCTGATCGTGGCCTACACCGCCCGTGGTAGTCCCGCTCGCTCCCATACCACCAGGGACTACCCGTTGCTGGCTCGACGTCGGCCCCACGCTGACGGCGAATTCGTCTCCCCGCTGACGACACGGCCGAACCCTGCGCCGACCATGTCTGTAGGCAACACCCCAGACGTCCGCTGGAGGAGAAGGGACAGCCAATGGCCGTGATCGAAGTCCACGACCTCACCAAACGCTTCGGAGCGCTCACCGCCGTCGACCATCTCAGCTTCGCGGTCGACGCCGGCACGGTGGTCGGCTTCCTGGGCCCCAACGGGGCCGGCAAGACCACCACCCTGCGAATGCTCTTGGGTCTCGTGGAGCCGACCGAAGGCTCCGCGACCATCTGCGGTCGCCCCTACCAGGAGTTGCCCGACCCGCTTCACCGGGTGGGTGCGGTGCTCGAAGCCTCCAGCGCCTATCCGGGACGCACGGCCCGGAACCACCTGCGGATCCAGGCCCTGGCCGGGCAGGTGCCCTCCACCCGGGTCGACGAGGTCCTCGACCTCGTCGGTCTCACCAGCGCCGCGCGCCGGCGGGTGGGCGAGTTCTCCCTCGGGATGCGCCAGCGCCTCGGGCTCGCCACGGCGCTTTTGTGCGACCCGGAGATCCTGATCCTCGACGAGCCAGCCAACGGCCTCGACCCCGAGGGCGTCCGCTGGTTGCGAGACCTCCTCCA
Above is a genomic segment from Mycobacteriales bacterium containing:
- a CDS encoding response regulator transcription factor — encoded protein: MIRVALADDQALVRAGFVALLDAEDDIEVVGEAADGDEAVRLARRTRPDVMLMDIRMPGLDGIGATKQIAADPALASVHVVILTTFELDEYVFEGLRAGAAGFLVKDTDAPELLRAVRVVAAGDALLSPTITRRLIAEFATRSRATRRTPAADALTAREREVVTLIAAGLSNEEIADKLYMSVSTAKTHATRAMTKLGARDRSQLVVFAYESGLARPGWAE
- a CDS encoding sensor histidine kinase yields the protein MRAISAQAEALRARPKARRWLIDGAVAVAVASAQVGLVFAQVAHQGGVVTPGEVVLLVAGGLVLAARRRFPVAVMVAAYALTLSFQATQHFGRRGGAAWLAVIVAFATAIYLRRRVAALVFLVVCYVVSLWGPAAIGEGHAPSAAFALGLGAGLAALLVGTELVRLRRQRSLALAQGREEADLRQASEERLRIARDLHDIVAHNISVINVQANTALHLMDRQPERARAALSTINEVSKQALVELRSVLGVLRDVDQEAPRAPAPGLAQLGALLEHSRAAGLAVEVAEEGERRRLPADVDVTAYRIVQESLTNSTRHSGGGRATVRLTYGQTDIVVAVDDDGPGVRAGQTNGTGKGITGMTERAEAVGGTLQAGPRPGGGFSVRARLPLNGRTR
- a CDS encoding ABC transporter ATP-binding protein — its product is MAVIEVHDLTKRFGALTAVDHLSFAVDAGTVVGFLGPNGAGKTTTLRMLLGLVEPTEGSATICGRPYQELPDPLHRVGAVLEASSAYPGRTARNHLRIQALAGQVPSTRVDEVLDLVGLTSAARRRVGEFSLGMRQRLGLATALLCDPEILILDEPANGLDPEGVRWLRDLLHGLAGEGRTVLVSSHILAEVAQTVDSVVILNSGHLVAQSTLDELTTRAQHKVRIRTPMAERLQSALAAKGATAVLVAPDRVEVSGASAEQVGLLAAEQAIPIFETTTDGVGLEEVFFQLTAAATAKETPR